A single genomic interval of Spinacia oleracea cultivar Varoflay chromosome 6, BTI_SOV_V1, whole genome shotgun sequence harbors:
- the LOC110790278 gene encoding probable 2' cyclic ADP-D-ribose synthase BdTIR codes for MQRSMISKTLASSTQILHPITRIPRSNPNPLCDIFINHRGADTKRTIAGLLYQHLSGLGYNPFLDSKSMKPGDNLFDKIDPAIKSCRIGLAVFSPRYCESYFCLHELSLMMECKKKVVPIFCDVRPSELRIKDNAWSCSTKELEKFHCAIEEAKNIVGLTFDTLNGDWSEFLTSATDTILRNLLEAEQDDKYFKHNITNYFESKFADNSN; via the exons ATGCAACGTTCAATGATCTCCAAAACCCTAGCTTCATCCACCCAAATCCTCCACCCCATAACTCGTATTCCTCGATCGAACCCAAATCCACTATGCGATATTTTCATCAACCACCGAGGGGCTGACACAAAGAGGACAATCGCCGGTCTTTTATACCAGCACCTCTCAGGTCTTGGGTACAACCCTTTTCTAGATAGCAAGAGTATGAAACCCGGGGATAACCTATTTGATAAGATTGACCCGGCAATAAAAAGTTGTAGGATCGGATTGGCAGTCTTTTCCCCACGTTATTGTGAATCGTACTTTTGTTTGCATGAACTATCCTTGATGATGGAGTGTAAGAAGAAGGTAGTGCCCATTTTTTGTGATGTGAGACCCTCGGAGCTCCGGATTAAGGATAATGCATGGAGTTGTTCTACCAAGGAACTTGAGAAGTTTCATTGTGCTATTGAAGAAGCTAAAAATATTGTTGGACTCACATTTGATACTTTAAATGG GGACTGGTCAGAGTTTTTGACAAGTGCAACAGATACAATTCTTCGAAACTTGCTTGAAGCTGAACAAGATGACAAGTACTTTAAACATAACATTACCAATTATTTTGAATCAAAATTTGCCGATAATTCAAACTAA